TCGGCAGCGTCCACGCCCCGACTGGGCCGAGGAGACACCGCTCGACGACCTGCCGACGCTGGCGGACGAACTGCTCGGCGGGTACGACGACGACCCGGACCGGCGCGGCGGGAACGGACGCCGTCCGGGCCGCTGACGTCCACGGCACCGACGTCCATGGAGGGCGGAGGCCGGGCGGTCCCGCAGGGGGCGGCCCGGCCTCCGTGCGCCGCGGCCCGGACCGCGGGTGGCCGGGGCTGTCGTACCCCTCCCGCACAATGGAGTCCGGCTCCTCGCCACCACACCACGGAAGGGCGGTGACCCATGACCGTATGGGACGACCTGGTCGGGCAGGACCGGGTGCAGGAGCAGCTGGGCGCCGCAGCCCGGGACGCCGACGCGCTGGTCACGGCCCAGGCCGCGGGTGAAGCGGTGCCCGCCGGCTCGAAGATGACCCACGCCTGGCTGTTCACGGGACCGCCCGGATCAGGCCGGGCCACCGCCGCCCGCGCCTTCGCCGCGGCGCTCCAGTGCACCAGCCCCGACCGGGCCCTGGGCGGGGTGCCGGGCTGCGGGTTCTGCGACGGCTGCCACACGGCGCTGATCGGGACCCACGCGGACGTCGAGGTGATCCGCACGGAACTGCTCTCCATCGGGGTGAAGGAGACACGCGACCTGGTCCGCCGGGCCCAGCTCTCCCCGGCCGTGGGGCGCTGGCAGGTCATCGTCATGGAGGACGCGGACCGGCTCACCGAGGGCGCGGGCAACGTCCTGCTGAAGGCGGTGGAGGAGCCCGCCCCCCGCACCGTGTGGATGCTCTGCGCACCCTCGCTGGAGGACGTGCTGCCCACGATCCGCTCCCGCTGCCGCCACCTCACGCTGCGTACGCCCCCGGTGGATGCCGTCGCGGACGTCCTCGTCCGGCGCGACGGGATCGACCCGGAGCGTGCCGCGTCCGCCGCCCGGGCCACCCAGGGCCATATCGACAGGGCCCGCCGGCTGGCCACGGACGAGCAGGCCCGGGCGCGGCGTGCCGCCGTGCTCAAGCTGCCCCTGCGCGTCCATGACGTCGGCGGCTGCCTCAAGGCGGCCCAGGAGCTGATCGACACGGCGACCGAGGACGCCAAGCAGATCGCGGAGGGGACGGACTCCAGGGAGACCGAGGAGCTGAAGGCCGCGCTCGGTGCCGCCGCGGGCGGGCGGATGCCGCGGGGTACGGCCGGGGCGATGAAGGAGCTGGAGGACAAGCAGAAGCGCCGCAGGACACGTACGCAGCGCGACAGCCTGGACCTGGCGCTCACCGAACTCACCGGCTTCTACCGCGATGTACTGGCCCTCCAGCTGGGCTCGGCCGTCGCCCTCGCCAACACCGATGTGCGGGACGCGCTCGACCGGGTCGCCGAGGACTCGACGCCCGAGCGCACCCTGCGCCGGATAGAGGCCGTGATCGCCTGCCGCGGCGCACTGGACCGCAATGTCGCCCCGCTGCTGGCGGTGGAGGCGATGACGATGGCGCTGCGGGCCGGCTGACCGGCCGCGCGGCCC
This DNA window, taken from Streptomyces nitrosporeus, encodes the following:
- a CDS encoding DNA polymerase III subunit delta'; this translates as MTVWDDLVGQDRVQEQLGAAARDADALVTAQAAGEAVPAGSKMTHAWLFTGPPGSGRATAARAFAAALQCTSPDRALGGVPGCGFCDGCHTALIGTHADVEVIRTELLSIGVKETRDLVRRAQLSPAVGRWQVIVMEDADRLTEGAGNVLLKAVEEPAPRTVWMLCAPSLEDVLPTIRSRCRHLTLRTPPVDAVADVLVRRDGIDPERAASAARATQGHIDRARRLATDEQARARRAAVLKLPLRVHDVGGCLKAAQELIDTATEDAKQIAEGTDSRETEELKAALGAAAGGRMPRGTAGAMKELEDKQKRRRTRTQRDSLDLALTELTGFYRDVLALQLGSAVALANTDVRDALDRVAEDSTPERTLRRIEAVIACRGALDRNVAPLLAVEAMTMALRAG